The following are from one region of the bacterium genome:
- a CDS encoding caspase family protein: MTNKALLVGINKYKLPGCNLNGCVNDVTNVRDILLKYFGFSIKEIRVLVDERATKANIISRLKWLVNGAKQGDKLLFHFSGHGSQIVDRDGDELKDKMDELICPHDMDWDGNFIADDDLEKIFSGVPTVVNLEVLLDCCHSGTGTRETMAINMLPPELSFKSRFLPPPIDIQCRADEDMEIRKLLRKHNSLNHVLFAGCQSNQTSADAYINGSYNGAFTYYLCKHLRETQGNIRRAELLRRTRASIKFNGYSQIPQLEAPVAEKKKKMLE, translated from the coding sequence ATGACAAATAAGGCGTTATTAGTTGGGATAAACAAATATAAACTTCCGGGTTGTAATTTGAATGGATGTGTGAATGATGTAACAAATGTGAGGGATATTCTCTTGAAGTACTTTGGATTTAGTATAAAAGAGATACGGGTATTAGTAGATGAGAGAGCGACAAAAGCAAATATCATCTCGCGATTAAAATGGCTTGTTAACGGAGCAAAGCAAGGGGATAAACTTCTATTTCACTTCTCAGGACACGGTTCTCAAATAGTTGACCGTGACGGTGATGAATTAAAGGATAAGATGGATGAACTTATCTGCCCACATGATATGGATTGGGATGGGAATTTTATTGCCGATGATGATTTAGAAAAGATATTCTCGGGTGTACCGACAGTGGTGAATTTAGAGGTTTTACTTGATTGCTGCCATTCAGGAACAGGAACACGTGAGACAATGGCGATCAATATGTTACCTCCAGAGCTATCATTCAAATCCAGATTTCTGCCTCCACCTATAGATATTCAATGCAGGGCAGATGAAGATATGGAAATAAGAAAGCTCTTGAGGAAACATAATTCATTAAACCATGTGCTCTTTGCAGGTTGTCAGTCGAATCAGACCTCTGCGGATGCATATATAAATGGAAGTTACAATGGTGCTTTTACCTATTATCTATGTAAACATCTCAGAGAGACACAAGGTAATATCAGAAGGGCTGAATTACTAAGGAGAACGAGGGCATCCATAAAATTCAATGGTTATAGCCAAATCCCTCAACTGGAAGCACCTGTAGCTGAGAAGAAAAAGAAGATGCTGGAATAA
- the secG gene encoding preprotein translocase subunit SecG, which produces MGIVLTIIHVIICFALILIVLLQAGKGASLGSAFGGGGASQTAFGTMRGNILGRITTVAAILFMVTSILLTVIYAHEGSIIKGRRGVEQVAPVKEETALPAEKETAAPTPEGVVPGGEATPKGTVKPGGVTPEAAVKIEEKTAPAAIPSPASEGGQPAPPVSKGKEEAAPKVEPTPPKVEEKQ; this is translated from the coding sequence GTGGGTATCGTCTTAACTATTATTCATGTAATTATCTGTTTTGCTTTGATCTTAATTGTTCTGCTTCAGGCCGGGAAGGGAGCCAGCTTAGGCTCTGCCTTTGGCGGAGGGGGGGCATCTCAAACGGCCTTTGGGACCATGCGGGGCAACATTTTGGGTCGAATAACTACGGTGGCGGCTATTCTCTTTATGGTTACTTCGATCCTCTTAACCGTCATCTATGCCCATGAGGGATCCATCATTAAGGGGAGAAGAGGGGTGGAACAAGTTGCCCCTGTTAAAGAAGAGACAGCCCTGCCTGCCGAAAAGGAGACGGCGGCTCCTACACCAGAGGGGGTTGTCCCGGGAGGAGAGGCCACCCCTAAAGGGACTGTCAAGCCAGGGGGAGTAACTCCTGAGGCCGCCGTCAAAATAGAGGAAAAGACCGCGCCGGCAGCAATTCCATCACCGGCATCGGAAGGCGGTCAGCCAGCCCCACCAGTTTCTAAAGGGAAAGAAGAGGCTGCTCCAAAAGTGGAGCCTACACCTCCTAAGGTGGAAGAAAAACAGTAA
- a CDS encoding serpin family protein: MPKILNLILVPCICAGFMGCSNKNPASPPIDNKELAATEKSLIESDNKFGFKLFQEIISQEKDKNVFISPLSVSMALGMTYNGAEGRTQEAMQTTLELSGLTMQEVNESYQSVIELLTNLDQKVQFRIANSIWYRQGFPVEDEFITLNKTYFNAEVRGLDFNDPNASDIINGWVDENTNRKIKEIVDKVINPLTMMFLIDAIYFKGTWTSEFDKELTQDDWFTLPDGSQKPCRMMTQERDFQYFENADFQAIDLPYGEGDFRMTIFLPREQKNVDSLIAEFNPENWNQWRISFSEQKGTLQLPKFTLEYELSLNDILEALGMAIAFDPLQADFTRMYKKEQVTENLYISQVKHKTFVKVDEEGTEAAAVTSVEMTLTALPSGFSMRVDRPFVLVIREDHSQTILFIGKIVEPTVE; the protein is encoded by the coding sequence ATGCCTAAGATATTAAACCTTATCCTCGTGCCTTGTATCTGTGCCGGATTTATGGGATGCTCGAACAAGAATCCTGCTTCGCCGCCTATTGATAATAAAGAATTAGCCGCGACGGAAAAGAGCTTGATCGAATCGGACAACAAGTTCGGGTTCAAGCTCTTCCAAGAAATTATTAGCCAGGAAAAGGATAAGAATGTCTTTATCTCTCCGCTGAGTGTTTCGATGGCCCTGGGAATGACTTACAACGGCGCTGAGGGGAGGACCCAAGAGGCAATGCAGACGACCCTTGAGCTTTCCGGCTTAACGATGCAAGAAGTGAATGAATCTTATCAGAGCGTGATAGAATTATTAACCAACCTTGACCAAAAGGTTCAATTCCGGATTGCCAATTCGATCTGGTATCGTCAGGGATTCCCTGTGGAAGATGAATTCATTACTCTAAACAAGACCTATTTTAATGCAGAAGTAAGGGGATTGGATTTTAACGATCCGAACGCTTCAGATATAATCAATGGATGGGTGGATGAAAATACCAATAGAAAGATCAAGGAAATCGTGGATAAAGTGATTAATCCTTTAACGATGATGTTTCTCATTGATGCCATCTATTTTAAAGGCACCTGGACTTCCGAATTTGATAAAGAGCTAACACAAGATGATTGGTTTACCTTGCCCGATGGTTCTCAAAAACCGTGCCGGATGATGACGCAAGAAAGGGACTTTCAATATTTTGAAAATGCCGATTTCCAAGCCATTGATCTGCCTTATGGCGAGGGTGATTTCAGGATGACCATCTTTCTCCCACGAGAGCAAAAAAACGTTGATTCCCTAATTGCCGAATTTAATCCTGAGAATTGGAATCAATGGCGAATTAGTTTTTCCGAACAGAAAGGGACCTTGCAACTTCCTAAGTTTACTCTGGAATACGAACTAAGTTTGAATGATATCTTAGAAGCATTAGGCATGGCCATCGCCTTCGATCCCTTACAGGCTGATTTTACCAGAATGTATAAAAAGGAGCAAGTCACTGAAAATTTATATATCAGCCAAGTGAAACATAAGACCTTTGTAAAAGTAGATGAAGAAGGCACGGAAGCAGCCGCCGTTACTTCGGTGGAAATGACTCTAACCGCCCTACCTTCTGGTTTTTCAATGCGAGTTGACCGGCCCTTTGTATTGGTGATCCGAGAAGATCATTCCCAGACCATACTCTTTATCGGAAAGATTGTGGAACCGACCGTGGAGTAA